The proteins below are encoded in one region of Flammeovirga kamogawensis:
- a CDS encoding helix-turn-helix domain-containing protein, producing MKNLPHFKRKLLQRYIELKKYSVAWIAKYLEVSPSTIYRELKRNTNPHTERYDADYAHKLYRARKKYAGSRKKNPFRIHPLRTTKYKLHDERRLIYWYSDQYYFRLNLRKWKFSTSGYKIYAERLGIKKFHYLNNWEYYDLLLEHLKFFIKFKSSTLPKYYWMRRLIKKEAALEVWKNPVPQMQQKKCV from the coding sequence AATTACTTCAGCGTTATATAGAGCTGAAAAAATATTCTGTTGCTTGGATAGCAAAATATTTAGAGGTATCTCCATCTACTATTTATCGTGAGTTGAAAAGAAATACTAATCCTCATACGGAAAGATATGATGCCGATTACGCTCATAAATTATATAGAGCTAGGAAAAAGTATGCAGGTTCTAGAAAAAAGAATCCATTCAGAATACATCCCTTACGTACTACAAAATATAAATTACACGATGAAAGACGTTTAATTTATTGGTATTCAGATCAATATTATTTCCGATTAAATTTAAGAAAATGGAAATTTAGTACTTCTGGATATAAAATTTATGCCGAACGCTTAGGGATTAAGAAATTCCATTATTTAAATAATTGGGAATATTATGATCTTTTGTTAGAACACCTGAAATTCTTTATAAAATTTAAGTCATCTACACTTCCAAAATATTACTGGATGCGTAGATTAATAAAAAAAGAAGCCGCTCTCGAAGTTTGGAAAAATCCTGTACCACAGATGCAACAGAAGAAATGCGTCTAA
- a CDS encoding alpha/beta fold hydrolase, protein MRYYANSLILFLFSIQFSHAQTPRDIVSVFVKQLNIEKYAGGEFVFSADVKADTMTSNSSSHLWVRIDDRKDNTVFFNNMYKKPIQSNVWKNYSIKGKIDKKSKDILFGGICLNKGKYYFDNFDLKIKMKGGEWETIALPNARLEDTTYDNNWGTFNLPKDCKFEIHKEKDNNCLIIDASQLSIYGYNKKNGKFADVNGVKLYYETYGEGEPLLLIHGNSQSIKSYAAQIPVLAKKYKVIAVDTRGHGQSTEDGTSFSYTLFADDMIALIEHLNLKKVNVLGWSDGGNTGLIMAMKAPQKINKLAVMGACLFNDETSIKPEINKQLKKLIRQLEKQTNEITFQKRMMYLLRDEPNINPNDLQKITCPTLIMAGENDYFFESHTRLIAEKIKNDQLIIFKGGNHMEPSTNPERFNTTVISFFLDENNTNNKNVN, encoded by the coding sequence ATGAGATATTATGCTAACTCTTTAATTTTATTCCTTTTTTCTATTCAATTTTCACATGCTCAAACCCCTAGAGATATTGTTTCAGTCTTTGTTAAACAACTTAATATTGAAAAGTATGCAGGAGGAGAATTTGTTTTTTCTGCAGATGTAAAAGCAGATACTATGACCTCTAATTCTTCTTCTCACTTATGGGTAAGAATCGATGACAGAAAGGATAATACAGTTTTTTTTAACAATATGTATAAAAAACCAATACAATCTAATGTATGGAAAAACTATTCTATTAAAGGTAAAATTGATAAAAAATCAAAGGATATATTATTTGGAGGCATATGCCTAAATAAAGGAAAATATTATTTCGATAATTTTGATTTGAAAATTAAAATGAAAGGAGGTGAATGGGAAACAATAGCATTACCAAATGCAAGATTAGAAGATACTACATATGATAACAATTGGGGTACTTTTAATTTACCTAAAGATTGTAAATTTGAAATTCATAAAGAAAAAGATAACAATTGTCTTATAATAGATGCAAGTCAATTATCAATCTATGGCTACAACAAAAAAAATGGAAAGTTTGCAGATGTAAATGGAGTAAAACTATATTATGAAACATATGGTGAGGGAGAACCTCTCCTCCTAATTCATGGTAATTCTCAATCTATTAAAAGTTATGCAGCGCAAATACCTGTACTCGCTAAAAAATATAAAGTCATAGCAGTAGATACAAGAGGACATGGACAATCTACCGAGGATGGAACTTCTTTTTCTTATACTCTTTTTGCTGATGATATGATCGCTTTAATAGAGCATTTAAATCTGAAAAAAGTGAATGTTTTAGGATGGAGTGATGGAGGAAATACTGGACTTATTATGGCAATGAAAGCACCACAGAAAATAAATAAACTTGCTGTTATGGGTGCTTGTCTATTTAATGATGAAACCTCTATAAAACCTGAAATTAATAAGCAACTTAAAAAATTGATCAGACAATTAGAAAAACAAACGAATGAAATCACTTTCCAAAAAAGGATGATGTATTTATTGAGAGATGAACCAAATATTAATCCCAATGACTTACAGAAAATCACTTGCCCTACTTTAATAATGGCAGGAGAAAATGATTACTTTTTTGAAAGCCATACTAGATTAATTGCCGAGAAAATTAAAAATGATCAACTAATAATTTTTAAAGGTGGAAATCATATGGAACCTTCTACTAATCCAGAACGATTTAATACAACAGTAATATCGTTTTTCTTAGATGAGAATAATACTAACAATAAAAATGTAAACTAA